A single Hippocampus zosterae strain Florida chromosome 1, ASM2543408v3, whole genome shotgun sequence DNA region contains:
- the phka1a gene encoding phosphorylase b kinase regulatory subunit alpha, skeletal muscle isoform isoform X5 translates to MRSRSNSGVKLDNYARIVQQTILQHQNPVTGLLPGSGDQPDAWVRDNVYSIVSVWALSLAYRKNADRDEDKAKAYELEQSVVKLMRGVLQCIMRQLDKVEKFKYSRSTSDSLHAKYNTGTCAPVVGDNQWGHLQVDATSLFLLFLAQMTASGLHIVYTQDEVDVVQNLMFYIEAAYKVADYGMWERGDKTNQGITEINASSIGMAKAALEALDDLNLFGAKGGPGSVVHALADDIQHCQSILTSMLPRASISKEVDAGVLAIISYPAFAVEDINIVNVTKEEIISKLQGRYGCCRFLRDGHKTPKEDPNRLYYESAELKLFENIECEWPLFWTYFILDGIFINSPEQVQEYQDALEGILIKQKDGIRLLPELYSVPPDKVEEEYVNPHTVERIPMGKCPLKWGQSLYILGKLLSEGFLAPGEIDPLNRRFSTIPKPDVVVQVSVLAETEEIKQLLLKHGINVETVADIHPIHVQPSRVLSHIYARLGRNPRLGLTGRPYRRIGELGTSKFYIIRNSIFSFTPQFLDHQQFYLALDNKMIVEMLRTEISYLSSRWRMTGRPTVTFPISQTMLTEDHSNLDPAVLATLKKLQDGYYGGARIQTGKLSEFLTTSCFAHLSFLDGKASGSTGICAEDEFADADGEGYVHELGCDDEADDLAEYLDHLLAHAADKKSKAQVGGLGKFKAAATKTKEMVSLKNKAQGLNVQEVNMYLPNKLFRSHQPSLNLNLPDSSAPPDNRVPEVTVTPESGVPRDASGAVDYYALARLLKDTQSLQDQADILYILFIDKGMDWDTGLHGKGPTVRSLLGDLYEKAGELKHWGIIRLISGMLRKKVEELDSACSDLLAHQKHLTVGLPPEPREKTITAPIPLDQLASIIDEASDNNISVAILTQEIMVYLAMSIRTQPNLFSEMFRLRIGLIIQVMATELAQSLNCSGEEATESLMSLSPSELKNLLYHILSGKEFGVERSVRDVDSGVGAAISIHHLGNVGATKSERAGISKLKSDMKMSLRSHSLDISNIDSGRYRLPSIESLDIPESAAVAKDTRHGQWLRRRRLDGSLNRVPVGFYQKVWKILQKCHGLSIEGYVLPSSTTREMTPGEIKFAVHVETVLNRVPQPEYRQLLVEAILVLTMLADVDIPSIGSIVHAEKIVQLANDMFCKDQRDLGAEEHMLERDPATGVCKLLYDSAPSGRFGSMTYLTKAVALYVQDFLPGGSCAVQ, encoded by the exons CTGGACAAAGTGGAGAAGTTCAAGTACAGCCGCAGCACGTCCGACTCGCTCCACGCCAAGTACAACACCGGGACTTGCGCTCCCGTAGTCGGCGACAACCAGTGGGGGCACCTGCAGGTGGACGCCACCTCGCTCTTCCTGCTCTTCCTGGCTCAGATGACGGCATCCG GTCTTCATATCGTCTACACCCAGGATGAAGTGGACGTGGTGCAGAATCTCATGTTCTACATCGAGGCGGCTTACAAAGTGgca GATTATGGGATGTGGGAAAGAGGGGACAAAACCAACCAGGGCATCACTGAGATCAATGCAAGCTCCATTGGCATGGCCAAG GCAGCTCTGGAGGCTCTGGACGATCTCAATCTCTTTGGAGCCAAAGGTGGACCCGGATCGGTCGTCCACGCCCTCGCTGATGACATCCAGCACTGTCAG TCCATCCTGACCTCCATGCTTCCCAGAGCTTCCATCTCCAAAGAGGTGGATGCCGGGGTCCTGGCAATCATCTCCTATCCCGCCTTTGCCGTGGAGGACATAAATATTGTCAACGTGACCAAGGAGGAGATCATCTCCAAGCTGCAG GGTCGTTACGGCTGCTGCAGGTTCCTCCGAGACGGACACAAAACTCCCAAAGAG GATCCCAACCGTCTGTATTACGAGTCGGCCGAGCTCAAATTGTTTGAGAACATCGAGTGCGAATGGCCTCTCTTCTGGACATACTTCATCCTGGATGGAATTTTCATCAACAGCCCCGAGCAG GTGCAGGAGTACCAGGACGCTCTAGAGGGCATCTTGATCAAGCAAAAGGACGGAATCCGACTGCTGCCCGAGCTCTACAGCGTGCCGCCAGACAAG GTGGAGGAGGAGTATGTCAATCCTCACACAGTGGAGAGGATTCCCATGGGGAAGTGTCCCCTCAAGTGGGGACAGTCTCTTTACATCCTGGGAAAGCTTTTATCTGAG GGTTTTCTTGCTCCCGGAGAGATCGACCCCCTGAACCGTCGCTTCTCCACCATCCCCAAGCCCGACGTGGTGGTGCAAG TGTCGGTCCTGGCCGAGACGGAAGAGATTAAACAGCTGCTGCTGAAGCACGGCATCAACGTGGAGACGGTGGCCGACATCCATCCCATCCACGTGCAGCCTTCCCGAGTGCTCAGCCACATCTACGCCCGACTCG GTCGGAACCCCAGACTGGGTTTGACGGGACGGCCCTACAGGAGGATCGGAGAGCTGGGAACCTCCAAATTCTACATCATCAGGAACAGCATTTTTTCATTCACTCCTCAG TTTCTAGACCACCAGCAGTTCTACTTGGCCCTGGACAACAAAATGATCGTGGAGATGCTGAGGACGGAAATTTCCTACCTGTCGTCCAGATGGAGGATGACGGGAAGACCCACCGTCACCTTCCCCATCTCGCAGACGATGCTga CCGAAGACCACAGCAACCTGGATCCTGCCGTGCTCGCCACCCTGAAGAAACTACAGGATGGCTACTACGGCGGAGCGAG GATCCAGACGGGAAAGCTGTCGGAATTCTTGACCACTTCGTGTTTCGCTCACCTCAGCTTCTTGGATGGTAAGGCCTCGGGCAGCACGGGCATCTGTGCCGAGGACGAGTTTGCTGACGCCGACGGCGAGGGATACGTGCATGAGTTGGGCTGTGACGACG AGGCCGACGATCTGGCTGAGTACCTGGACCACCTCTTGGCCCATGCGGCCGACAAGAAGTCCAAAGCGCAGGTAGGAGGCCTGGGCAAGTTCAAGGCGGCCgccaccaaaaccaaagagaTGGTGAGCCTGAAGAACAAGGCCCAGGGCCTCAACGTGCAAG AGGTCAACATGTACCTGCCCAATAAGCTGTTCCGCTCACATCAGCCGTCCCTCAACCTGAACCTTCCGGACTCTTCCGCACCGCCGGACAATCGG GTCCCAGAAGTGACGGTGACACCCGAGAGCGGCGTGCCGCGCGACGCCAGCGGAGCCGTGGATTACTACGCTCTGGCGCGCCTCCTGAAAGACACGCAAAGTCTGCAAGACCAAGCCGACATCCTCTATATCCTCTTCATAGACAA GGGCATGGACTGGGACACCGGCCTGCACGGCAAAGGCCCGACGGTGCGGTCGCTGCTCGGCGACCTGTACGAGAAGGCCGGCGAGCTGAAGCACTGGGGGATCATCAGGCTGATTTCCGGCATGCTGAGGAAGAAGGTGGAGGAGCTGGACTCG GCCTGCTCCGATTTGCTGGCCCACCAGAAGCACCTGACCGTGGGTCTGCCCCCGGAGCCCCGAGAGAAGACCATCACGGCCCCCATCCCTCTGGACCAGCTGGCATCCATCATTGACGAGGCCAGCGACAACAACATCAGCGTGGCCATTCTCACCCAG GAAATCATGGTGTACCTGGCCATGAGCATCAGGACGCAGCCCAACTTGTTCAGCGAGATGTTCCGTCTCCGCATCGGGCTCATCATCCAGGTCATGGCCACGGAGCTGGCCCAGTCACTCAACTGCTCCG GCGAAGAGGCCACGGAAAGCCTGATGAGTCTCAGCCCCTCGGAGCTGAAGAACCTCCTGTACCACATCCTGAGCGGGAAGGAGTTCGGCGTGGAGCGCAGCG TGAGAGACGTGGACAGCGGCGTCGGCGCCGCCATCTCCATCCATCACCTCGGCAACGTGGGCGCCACCAAGAGCGAGAGGGCGGGAATCAGCAAGCTCAAGAGTGACATGAAGATG AGCCTTCGGTCTCACTCACTGGACATCAGCAACATCGAttcaggg AGGTACAGACTTCCCTCCATCGAGTCGCTTGACATTCCGGAAAGCGCCGCGGTCGCCAAGGATACAAGACACGGGCAGTGGCTGCGCAGGAGGCGCCTGGACGGATCGCTCAACCGCGTCCCCGTCGGATTCTACCAGAAAGTCTGGAAGATTCTGCAGAAA TGTCACGGTCTGTCCATCGAGGGCTACGTCCTCCCGTCTTCTACCACCAGAGAG ATGACCCCCGGCGAGATCAAGTTTGCGGTCCACGTGGAGACGGTGCTCAACCGCGTCCCGCAGCCAGAGTACCGCCAGCTGCTGGTGGAGGCCATCTTGGTGCTCACCATGCTGGCTGACGTGGACATCCCCAGCATCGGCTCCATCGTCCACGCCGAGAAGATCGTCCAGCTCGCCAACGACATGTTCTGCAAAGATCAG AGAGACCTGGGCGCAGAAGAGCACATGCTGGAGCGGGACCCGGCCACCGGAGTGTGCAAGCTGCTGTACGACAGCGCCCCCAGCGGGCGCTTTGGGAGCATGACCTACCTGACCAAGGCGGTGGCGTTGTACGTGCAGGACTTCCTACCCGGCGGCTCGTGCGCTGTCCAGTGA
- the phka1a gene encoding phosphorylase b kinase regulatory subunit alpha, skeletal muscle isoform isoform X6, whose product MRSRSNSGVKLDNYARIVQQTILQHQNPVTGLLPGSGDQPDAWVRDNVYSIVSVWALSLAYRKNADRDEDKAKAYELEQSVVKLMRGVLQCIMRQLDKVEKFKYSRSTSDSLHAKYNTGTCAPVVGDNQWGHLQVDATSLFLLFLAQMTASGLHIVYTQDEVDVVQNLMFYIEAAYKVADYGMWERGDKTNQGITEINASSIGMAKAALEALDDLNLFGAKGGPGSVVHALADDIQHCQSILTSMLPRASISKEVDAGVLAIISYPAFAVEDINIVNVTKEEIISKLQGRYGCCRFLRDGHKTPKEDPNRLYYESAELKLFENIECEWPLFWTYFILDGIFINSPEQVQEYQDALEGILIKQKDGIRLLPELYSVPPDKVEEEYVNPHTVERIPMGKCPLKWGQSLYILGKLLSEGFLAPGEIDPLNRRFSTIPKPDVVVQVSVLAETEEIKQLLLKHGINVETVADIHPIHVQPSRVLSHIYARLGRNPRLGLTGRPYRRIGELGTSKFYIIRNSIFSFTPQFLDHQQFYLALDNKMIVEMLRTEISYLSSRWRMTGRPTVTFPISQTMLTEDHSNLDPAVLATLKKLQDGYYGGARIQTGKLSEFLTTSCFAHLSFLDGKASGSTGICAEDEFADADGEGYVHELGCDDEADDLAEYLDHLLAHAADKKSKAQVGGLGKFKAAATKTKEMVSLKNKAQGLNVQEVNMYLPNKLFRSHQPSLNLNLPDSSAPPDNRVPEVTVTPESGVPRDASGAVDYYALARLLKDTQSLQDQADILYILFIDKGMDWDTGLHGKGPTVRSLLGDLYEKAGELKHWGIIRLISGMLRKKVEELDSACSDLLAHQKHLTVGLPPEPREKTITAPIPLDQLASIIDEASDNNISVAILTQEIMVYLAMSIRTQPNLFSEMFRLRIGLIIQVMATELAQSLNCSGEEATESLMSLSPSELKNLLYHILSGKEFGVERSVRDVDSGVGAAISIHHLGNVGATKSERAGISKLKSDMKMRYRLPSIESLDIPESAAVAKDTRHGQWLRRRRLDGSLNRVPVGFYQKVWKILQKCHGLSIEGYVLPSSTTREMTPGEIKFAVHVETVLNRVPQPEYRQLLVEAILVLTMLADVDIPSIGSIVHAEKIVQLANDMFCKDQRDLGAEEHMLERDPATGVCKLLYDSAPSGRFGSMTYLTKAVALYVQDFLPGGSCAVQ is encoded by the exons CTGGACAAAGTGGAGAAGTTCAAGTACAGCCGCAGCACGTCCGACTCGCTCCACGCCAAGTACAACACCGGGACTTGCGCTCCCGTAGTCGGCGACAACCAGTGGGGGCACCTGCAGGTGGACGCCACCTCGCTCTTCCTGCTCTTCCTGGCTCAGATGACGGCATCCG GTCTTCATATCGTCTACACCCAGGATGAAGTGGACGTGGTGCAGAATCTCATGTTCTACATCGAGGCGGCTTACAAAGTGgca GATTATGGGATGTGGGAAAGAGGGGACAAAACCAACCAGGGCATCACTGAGATCAATGCAAGCTCCATTGGCATGGCCAAG GCAGCTCTGGAGGCTCTGGACGATCTCAATCTCTTTGGAGCCAAAGGTGGACCCGGATCGGTCGTCCACGCCCTCGCTGATGACATCCAGCACTGTCAG TCCATCCTGACCTCCATGCTTCCCAGAGCTTCCATCTCCAAAGAGGTGGATGCCGGGGTCCTGGCAATCATCTCCTATCCCGCCTTTGCCGTGGAGGACATAAATATTGTCAACGTGACCAAGGAGGAGATCATCTCCAAGCTGCAG GGTCGTTACGGCTGCTGCAGGTTCCTCCGAGACGGACACAAAACTCCCAAAGAG GATCCCAACCGTCTGTATTACGAGTCGGCCGAGCTCAAATTGTTTGAGAACATCGAGTGCGAATGGCCTCTCTTCTGGACATACTTCATCCTGGATGGAATTTTCATCAACAGCCCCGAGCAG GTGCAGGAGTACCAGGACGCTCTAGAGGGCATCTTGATCAAGCAAAAGGACGGAATCCGACTGCTGCCCGAGCTCTACAGCGTGCCGCCAGACAAG GTGGAGGAGGAGTATGTCAATCCTCACACAGTGGAGAGGATTCCCATGGGGAAGTGTCCCCTCAAGTGGGGACAGTCTCTTTACATCCTGGGAAAGCTTTTATCTGAG GGTTTTCTTGCTCCCGGAGAGATCGACCCCCTGAACCGTCGCTTCTCCACCATCCCCAAGCCCGACGTGGTGGTGCAAG TGTCGGTCCTGGCCGAGACGGAAGAGATTAAACAGCTGCTGCTGAAGCACGGCATCAACGTGGAGACGGTGGCCGACATCCATCCCATCCACGTGCAGCCTTCCCGAGTGCTCAGCCACATCTACGCCCGACTCG GTCGGAACCCCAGACTGGGTTTGACGGGACGGCCCTACAGGAGGATCGGAGAGCTGGGAACCTCCAAATTCTACATCATCAGGAACAGCATTTTTTCATTCACTCCTCAG TTTCTAGACCACCAGCAGTTCTACTTGGCCCTGGACAACAAAATGATCGTGGAGATGCTGAGGACGGAAATTTCCTACCTGTCGTCCAGATGGAGGATGACGGGAAGACCCACCGTCACCTTCCCCATCTCGCAGACGATGCTga CCGAAGACCACAGCAACCTGGATCCTGCCGTGCTCGCCACCCTGAAGAAACTACAGGATGGCTACTACGGCGGAGCGAG GATCCAGACGGGAAAGCTGTCGGAATTCTTGACCACTTCGTGTTTCGCTCACCTCAGCTTCTTGGATGGTAAGGCCTCGGGCAGCACGGGCATCTGTGCCGAGGACGAGTTTGCTGACGCCGACGGCGAGGGATACGTGCATGAGTTGGGCTGTGACGACG AGGCCGACGATCTGGCTGAGTACCTGGACCACCTCTTGGCCCATGCGGCCGACAAGAAGTCCAAAGCGCAGGTAGGAGGCCTGGGCAAGTTCAAGGCGGCCgccaccaaaaccaaagagaTGGTGAGCCTGAAGAACAAGGCCCAGGGCCTCAACGTGCAAG AGGTCAACATGTACCTGCCCAATAAGCTGTTCCGCTCACATCAGCCGTCCCTCAACCTGAACCTTCCGGACTCTTCCGCACCGCCGGACAATCGG GTCCCAGAAGTGACGGTGACACCCGAGAGCGGCGTGCCGCGCGACGCCAGCGGAGCCGTGGATTACTACGCTCTGGCGCGCCTCCTGAAAGACACGCAAAGTCTGCAAGACCAAGCCGACATCCTCTATATCCTCTTCATAGACAA GGGCATGGACTGGGACACCGGCCTGCACGGCAAAGGCCCGACGGTGCGGTCGCTGCTCGGCGACCTGTACGAGAAGGCCGGCGAGCTGAAGCACTGGGGGATCATCAGGCTGATTTCCGGCATGCTGAGGAAGAAGGTGGAGGAGCTGGACTCG GCCTGCTCCGATTTGCTGGCCCACCAGAAGCACCTGACCGTGGGTCTGCCCCCGGAGCCCCGAGAGAAGACCATCACGGCCCCCATCCCTCTGGACCAGCTGGCATCCATCATTGACGAGGCCAGCGACAACAACATCAGCGTGGCCATTCTCACCCAG GAAATCATGGTGTACCTGGCCATGAGCATCAGGACGCAGCCCAACTTGTTCAGCGAGATGTTCCGTCTCCGCATCGGGCTCATCATCCAGGTCATGGCCACGGAGCTGGCCCAGTCACTCAACTGCTCCG GCGAAGAGGCCACGGAAAGCCTGATGAGTCTCAGCCCCTCGGAGCTGAAGAACCTCCTGTACCACATCCTGAGCGGGAAGGAGTTCGGCGTGGAGCGCAGCG TGAGAGACGTGGACAGCGGCGTCGGCGCCGCCATCTCCATCCATCACCTCGGCAACGTGGGCGCCACCAAGAGCGAGAGGGCGGGAATCAGCAAGCTCAAGAGTGACATGAAGATG AGGTACAGACTTCCCTCCATCGAGTCGCTTGACATTCCGGAAAGCGCCGCGGTCGCCAAGGATACAAGACACGGGCAGTGGCTGCGCAGGAGGCGCCTGGACGGATCGCTCAACCGCGTCCCCGTCGGATTCTACCAGAAAGTCTGGAAGATTCTGCAGAAA TGTCACGGTCTGTCCATCGAGGGCTACGTCCTCCCGTCTTCTACCACCAGAGAG ATGACCCCCGGCGAGATCAAGTTTGCGGTCCACGTGGAGACGGTGCTCAACCGCGTCCCGCAGCCAGAGTACCGCCAGCTGCTGGTGGAGGCCATCTTGGTGCTCACCATGCTGGCTGACGTGGACATCCCCAGCATCGGCTCCATCGTCCACGCCGAGAAGATCGTCCAGCTCGCCAACGACATGTTCTGCAAAGATCAG AGAGACCTGGGCGCAGAAGAGCACATGCTGGAGCGGGACCCGGCCACCGGAGTGTGCAAGCTGCTGTACGACAGCGCCCCCAGCGGGCGCTTTGGGAGCATGACCTACCTGACCAAGGCGGTGGCGTTGTACGTGCAGGACTTCCTACCCGGCGGCTCGTGCGCTGTCCAGTGA
- the phka1a gene encoding phosphorylase b kinase regulatory subunit alpha, skeletal muscle isoform isoform X3 — MRSRSNSGVKLDNYARIVQQTILQHQNPVTGLLPGSGDQPDAWVRDNVYSIVSVWALSLAYRKNADRDEDKAKAYELEQSVVKLMRGVLQCIMRQLDKVEKFKYSRSTSDSLHAKYNTGTCAPVVGDNQWGHLQVDATSLFLLFLAQMTASGLHIVYTQDEVDVVQNLMFYIEAAYKVADYGMWERGDKTNQGITEINASSIGMAKAALEALDDLNLFGAKGGPGSVVHALADDIQHCQSILTSMLPRASISKEVDAGVLAIISYPAFAVEDINIVNVTKEEIISKLQGRYGCCRFLRDGHKTPKEDPNRLYYESAELKLFENIECEWPLFWTYFILDGIFINSPEQVQEYQDALEGILIKQKDGIRLLPELYSVPPDKVEEEYVNPHTVERIPMGKCPLKWGQSLYILGKLLSEGFLAPGEIDPLNRRFSTIPKPDVVVQVSVLAETEEIKQLLLKHGINVETVADIHPIHVQPSRVLSHIYARLGRNPRLGLTGRPYRRIGELGTSKFYIIRNSIFSFTPQFLDHQQFYLALDNKMIVEMLRTEISYLSSRWRMTGRPTVTFPISQTMLTEDHSNLDPAVLATLKKLQDGYYGGARIQTGKLSEFLTTSCFAHLSFLDGKASGSTGICAEDEFADADGEGYVHELGCDDEADDLAEYLDHLLAHAADKKSKAQVGGLGKFKAAATKTKEMVSLKNKAQGLNVQEVNMYLPNKLFRSHQPSLNLNLPDSSAPPDNRVPEVTVTPESGVPRDASGAVDYYALARLLKDTQSLQDQADILYILFIDKGMDWDTGLHGKGPTVRSLLGDLYEKAGELKHWGIIRLISGMLRKKVEELDSACSDLLAHQKHLTVGLPPEPREKTITAPIPLDQLASIIDEASDNNISVAILTQEIMVYLAMSIRTQPNLFSEMFRLRIGLIIQVMATELAQSLNCSGEEATESLMSLSPSELKNLLYHILSGKEFGVERSVRDVDSGVGAAISIHHLGNVGATKSERAGISKLKSDMKMPEQSATSARKSLRSHSLDISNIDSGRYRLPSIESLDIPESAAVAKDTRHGQWLRRRRLDGSLNRVPVGFYQKVWKILQKCHGLSIEGYVLPSSTTREMTPGEIKFAVHVETVLNRVPQPEYRQLLVEAILVLTMLADVDIPSIGSIVHAEKIVQLANDMFCKDQRDLGAEEHMLERDPATGVCKLLYDSAPSGRFGSMTYLTKAVALYVQDFLPGGSCAVQ, encoded by the exons CTGGACAAAGTGGAGAAGTTCAAGTACAGCCGCAGCACGTCCGACTCGCTCCACGCCAAGTACAACACCGGGACTTGCGCTCCCGTAGTCGGCGACAACCAGTGGGGGCACCTGCAGGTGGACGCCACCTCGCTCTTCCTGCTCTTCCTGGCTCAGATGACGGCATCCG GTCTTCATATCGTCTACACCCAGGATGAAGTGGACGTGGTGCAGAATCTCATGTTCTACATCGAGGCGGCTTACAAAGTGgca GATTATGGGATGTGGGAAAGAGGGGACAAAACCAACCAGGGCATCACTGAGATCAATGCAAGCTCCATTGGCATGGCCAAG GCAGCTCTGGAGGCTCTGGACGATCTCAATCTCTTTGGAGCCAAAGGTGGACCCGGATCGGTCGTCCACGCCCTCGCTGATGACATCCAGCACTGTCAG TCCATCCTGACCTCCATGCTTCCCAGAGCTTCCATCTCCAAAGAGGTGGATGCCGGGGTCCTGGCAATCATCTCCTATCCCGCCTTTGCCGTGGAGGACATAAATATTGTCAACGTGACCAAGGAGGAGATCATCTCCAAGCTGCAG GGTCGTTACGGCTGCTGCAGGTTCCTCCGAGACGGACACAAAACTCCCAAAGAG GATCCCAACCGTCTGTATTACGAGTCGGCCGAGCTCAAATTGTTTGAGAACATCGAGTGCGAATGGCCTCTCTTCTGGACATACTTCATCCTGGATGGAATTTTCATCAACAGCCCCGAGCAG GTGCAGGAGTACCAGGACGCTCTAGAGGGCATCTTGATCAAGCAAAAGGACGGAATCCGACTGCTGCCCGAGCTCTACAGCGTGCCGCCAGACAAG GTGGAGGAGGAGTATGTCAATCCTCACACAGTGGAGAGGATTCCCATGGGGAAGTGTCCCCTCAAGTGGGGACAGTCTCTTTACATCCTGGGAAAGCTTTTATCTGAG GGTTTTCTTGCTCCCGGAGAGATCGACCCCCTGAACCGTCGCTTCTCCACCATCCCCAAGCCCGACGTGGTGGTGCAAG TGTCGGTCCTGGCCGAGACGGAAGAGATTAAACAGCTGCTGCTGAAGCACGGCATCAACGTGGAGACGGTGGCCGACATCCATCCCATCCACGTGCAGCCTTCCCGAGTGCTCAGCCACATCTACGCCCGACTCG GTCGGAACCCCAGACTGGGTTTGACGGGACGGCCCTACAGGAGGATCGGAGAGCTGGGAACCTCCAAATTCTACATCATCAGGAACAGCATTTTTTCATTCACTCCTCAG TTTCTAGACCACCAGCAGTTCTACTTGGCCCTGGACAACAAAATGATCGTGGAGATGCTGAGGACGGAAATTTCCTACCTGTCGTCCAGATGGAGGATGACGGGAAGACCCACCGTCACCTTCCCCATCTCGCAGACGATGCTga CCGAAGACCACAGCAACCTGGATCCTGCCGTGCTCGCCACCCTGAAGAAACTACAGGATGGCTACTACGGCGGAGCGAG GATCCAGACGGGAAAGCTGTCGGAATTCTTGACCACTTCGTGTTTCGCTCACCTCAGCTTCTTGGATGGTAAGGCCTCGGGCAGCACGGGCATCTGTGCCGAGGACGAGTTTGCTGACGCCGACGGCGAGGGATACGTGCATGAGTTGGGCTGTGACGACG AGGCCGACGATCTGGCTGAGTACCTGGACCACCTCTTGGCCCATGCGGCCGACAAGAAGTCCAAAGCGCAGGTAGGAGGCCTGGGCAAGTTCAAGGCGGCCgccaccaaaaccaaagagaTGGTGAGCCTGAAGAACAAGGCCCAGGGCCTCAACGTGCAAG AGGTCAACATGTACCTGCCCAATAAGCTGTTCCGCTCACATCAGCCGTCCCTCAACCTGAACCTTCCGGACTCTTCCGCACCGCCGGACAATCGG GTCCCAGAAGTGACGGTGACACCCGAGAGCGGCGTGCCGCGCGACGCCAGCGGAGCCGTGGATTACTACGCTCTGGCGCGCCTCCTGAAAGACACGCAAAGTCTGCAAGACCAAGCCGACATCCTCTATATCCTCTTCATAGACAA GGGCATGGACTGGGACACCGGCCTGCACGGCAAAGGCCCGACGGTGCGGTCGCTGCTCGGCGACCTGTACGAGAAGGCCGGCGAGCTGAAGCACTGGGGGATCATCAGGCTGATTTCCGGCATGCTGAGGAAGAAGGTGGAGGAGCTGGACTCG GCCTGCTCCGATTTGCTGGCCCACCAGAAGCACCTGACCGTGGGTCTGCCCCCGGAGCCCCGAGAGAAGACCATCACGGCCCCCATCCCTCTGGACCAGCTGGCATCCATCATTGACGAGGCCAGCGACAACAACATCAGCGTGGCCATTCTCACCCAG GAAATCATGGTGTACCTGGCCATGAGCATCAGGACGCAGCCCAACTTGTTCAGCGAGATGTTCCGTCTCCGCATCGGGCTCATCATCCAGGTCATGGCCACGGAGCTGGCCCAGTCACTCAACTGCTCCG GCGAAGAGGCCACGGAAAGCCTGATGAGTCTCAGCCCCTCGGAGCTGAAGAACCTCCTGTACCACATCCTGAGCGGGAAGGAGTTCGGCGTGGAGCGCAGCG TGAGAGACGTGGACAGCGGCGTCGGCGCCGCCATCTCCATCCATCACCTCGGCAACGTGGGCGCCACCAAGAGCGAGAGGGCGGGAATCAGCAAGCTCAAGAGTGACATGAAGATG CCGGAGCAGAGCGCGACATCCGCTCGCAAG AGCCTTCGGTCTCACTCACTGGACATCAGCAACATCGAttcaggg AGGTACAGACTTCCCTCCATCGAGTCGCTTGACATTCCGGAAAGCGCCGCGGTCGCCAAGGATACAAGACACGGGCAGTGGCTGCGCAGGAGGCGCCTGGACGGATCGCTCAACCGCGTCCCCGTCGGATTCTACCAGAAAGTCTGGAAGATTCTGCAGAAA TGTCACGGTCTGTCCATCGAGGGCTACGTCCTCCCGTCTTCTACCACCAGAGAG ATGACCCCCGGCGAGATCAAGTTTGCGGTCCACGTGGAGACGGTGCTCAACCGCGTCCCGCAGCCAGAGTACCGCCAGCTGCTGGTGGAGGCCATCTTGGTGCTCACCATGCTGGCTGACGTGGACATCCCCAGCATCGGCTCCATCGTCCACGCCGAGAAGATCGTCCAGCTCGCCAACGACATGTTCTGCAAAGATCAG AGAGACCTGGGCGCAGAAGAGCACATGCTGGAGCGGGACCCGGCCACCGGAGTGTGCAAGCTGCTGTACGACAGCGCCCCCAGCGGGCGCTTTGGGAGCATGACCTACCTGACCAAGGCGGTGGCGTTGTACGTGCAGGACTTCCTACCCGGCGGCTCGTGCGCTGTCCAGTGA